A genomic segment from Aegilops tauschii subsp. strangulata cultivar AL8/78 chromosome 1, Aet v6.0, whole genome shotgun sequence encodes:
- the LOC109782569 gene encoding peroxidase A2 — translation MASSSSPSSPIALATLAVLLAAVCLLHAGGGAAAEELCVDYYDDTCPGAYKIVQRVLVQAQRSDPRIFASLMRLHFHDCFVQGCDASLLLDTFDGMETEKDATPNKGSARGYNVVDAAKAALEAACPGVVSCADILAIAAEISVELSGGPGWGVLLGRLDGFTSNFQEAGNLPGPFDGLPLLKQKFVNLGLDNTDLVALSGAHTFGRVQCQFVTDRLYNFSGTNRPDPTLNPAYRAFLSQRCPRNGVGSSLNDFDPTTPDRFDKNYFTNLEVNRGFLQSDQELKSDPGAAGTTAPIVDRFAGSQDAFFKAFAQSMIKMGNLGPIRNPSQGEVRNRCAFVNPD, via the exons ATggcttcttcctcctccccctcctccccaaTCGCCCTCGCCACCTTGGCCGTGCTGCTGGCGGCCGTCTGCCTCCTCCACGCCggcgggggcgcggcggcggaggagctgtGCGTGGACTACTACGACGACACGTGCCCGGGCGCGTACAAGATCGTGCAGCGTGTCCTGGTGCAGGCGCAAAGGTCGGACCCGCGCATCTTCGCCAGCCTGATGCGCCTCCACTTCCACGACTGCTTCGTGCAGGGCTGCGACGCCTCGCTGCTGCTGGACACCTTCGACGGCATGGAGACGGAGAAGGACGCGACTCCCAACAAGGGCTCCGCGCGCGGCTACAACGTCGTTGACGCCGCCAAGGCCGCCCTGGAGGCCGCCTGCCCCGGCGTCGTCTCCTGCGCCGACATCCTCGCCATCGCCGCCGAGATCTCGGTCGAGCTG TCCGGAGGACCCGGATGGGGTGTGTTGCTGGGGAGGCTAGACGGCTTCACTTCCAACTTTCAAGAAGCCGGGAACCTACCAGGACCATTCGACGGCCTGCCGCTGCTGAAGCAAAAGTTCGTGAACCTCGGGCTTGACAACACCGACCTCGTAGCCCTCTCAG GCGCCCACACTTTCGGCCGTGTGCAATGCCAGTTCGTCACGGACCGGTTGTACAACTTCAGCGGGACGAACCGGCCCGACCCAACCCTCAACCCGGCCTACCGGGCCTTCTTGTCACAGAGATGCCCAAGGAATGGCGTTGGATCGTCCCTGAATGACTTTGACCCGACGACCCCCGACAGGTTCGACAAGAACTACTTCACCAACCTCGAGGTGAATCGTGGTTTCCTCCAGTCAGACCAGGAACTCAAGTCGGACCCCGGCGCGGCAGGGACGACGGCACCCATCGTCGACCGGTTTGCGGGCAGCCAGGACGCCTTCTTCAAGGCCTTCGCGCAGTCGATGATCAAGATGGGAAACCTGGGGCCGATAAGGAACCCCTCCCAGGGAGAAGTCCGAAACCGTTGCGCGTTTGTCAATCCGGATTAG